Proteins encoded within one genomic window of Pedobacter africanus:
- a CDS encoding formimidoylglutamase has translation MSLSDFFSPVNPDRFTPKQGFYTSQLGLKAGFFTDKFPDLGEKKYDIAIFGVQDDRAAVNNEGCALAPDYFRSQFYSLNEGPFISRIIDLGNIKAGASISDTYVAVKTVVAELIKLDILPVIIGGGQDLTYAQYLAYESLEQKVDLVVVDSKFDLDEEDEEGLAAKSDTYLNKILLHQPNYLFNFSNIGYQTYFVNQDSLKVMSKLYFDAHRLGEFASDITLTEPIIRNASMISFDISAIRSSDAGANANASPNGFYGEQACAITRYAGMSDKLTSIGFYEFNPAFDQNGQTAMLLAQMVWYFIEGYYNRKKDFPLSPKSQYLIYRASLNDGSAEMLFVKSKKSDRWWMQVPYPTGISKNERYHLVPCRYDDYTTAVNGEMPDLWWRTFQKLL, from the coding sequence ATGTCTTTATCAGATTTTTTTTCTCCGGTAAACCCAGACAGGTTTACACCAAAACAGGGATTTTATACCAGTCAGCTAGGTTTAAAGGCCGGGTTTTTTACGGACAAATTCCCTGATCTGGGCGAAAAAAAATACGATATTGCCATTTTTGGTGTGCAGGACGACCGGGCTGCGGTAAATAACGAGGGTTGTGCACTGGCTCCCGATTATTTCAGGTCCCAGTTTTACAGTTTAAATGAAGGGCCGTTTATTTCCAGGATCATTGATCTGGGAAACATTAAAGCCGGGGCGTCCATTTCAGATACTTATGTGGCGGTAAAAACCGTGGTTGCCGAATTGATTAAGCTGGATATCCTTCCAGTGATCATTGGCGGGGGCCAGGACCTGACCTATGCGCAGTACCTGGCTTATGAAAGCCTGGAGCAAAAAGTAGACCTGGTGGTGGTTGATAGTAAGTTTGACCTCGACGAGGAAGACGAAGAAGGATTAGCAGCCAAATCGGATACCTATCTGAATAAAATTTTGCTGCATCAGCCCAATTACCTCTTCAATTTCAGTAATATCGGGTACCAGACCTATTTTGTAAACCAGGACAGCCTAAAGGTGATGAGCAAACTCTATTTTGACGCACACCGTTTGGGAGAGTTTGCCAGTGACATTACTTTAACGGAACCCATCATCAGGAATGCAAGTATGATCAGTTTCGATATCAGCGCTATTCGCTCCTCTGATGCAGGTGCCAATGCGAATGCCAGTCCGAATGGCTTTTATGGCGAACAGGCCTGTGCCATTACCCGTTATGCAGGGATGAGCGACAAGCTTACTTCCATTGGCTTTTATGAATTTAACCCCGCATTTGATCAGAACGGACAAACAGCCATGCTGCTGGCACAAATGGTATGGTATTTTATAGAAGGTTATTATAACCGTAAAAAGGATTTTCCGTTGAGTCCAAAATCGCAATACCTCATTTACAGGGCAAGCTTAAATGATGGGTCTGCTGAGATGCTTTTTGTAAAAAGCAAGAAATCGGACCGCTGGTGGATGCAGGTGCCTTATCCTACTGGTATCTCCAAGAATGAACGTTACCATCTGGTTCCCTGCCGTTATGACGATTATACCACAGCTGTAAATGGCGAAATGCCCGATCTTTGGTGGCGGACCTTCCAAAAGCTACTATAA
- a CDS encoding TlpA disulfide reductase family protein, translating to MKKIVLIATCLLPAAVMAQGKFTINGKVGNLGSPAKAYLTYGPRATPVTDSVDIKGGKFAFTGSTEGISQASIRIKHDSAPVKRGVPGDALTFYLEPKAMEIVSATDSVKHAAIKGSKVNEDNAKYKAMTKSVNEKNAALMAEYYGKTPEQRKDEAYMKTVMSRDEAIRKETAELNKKFYAANLDSYVGLVAFRSIMDVDGDLKGTETDFNKFSAAVKATDLGKSIAQAIDAAKKTGVGQLAMDFTQNDVNDKPVKLSDFRGKYVLLDFWASWCGPCRGENPNVVKAYNAYKDKNFTVLGVSLDNPGKKQDWLNAIEKDGLTWTHVSDLKGWDNAASKMYGVRGIPANYLIDPSGKIIAKNVRGEELQKKLAEVLGAGQSK from the coding sequence ATGAAAAAGATCGTATTGATCGCAACCTGTTTGTTGCCTGCCGCTGTTATGGCACAAGGTAAATTTACCATCAACGGTAAAGTTGGCAACCTGGGTTCACCCGCAAAAGCTTACCTGACGTATGGCCCGAGAGCCACTCCGGTAACAGATTCAGTTGACATTAAAGGGGGTAAATTTGCATTTACAGGCTCCACAGAAGGCATAAGCCAGGCTTCCATCAGGATCAAGCACGATAGTGCGCCTGTTAAACGTGGTGTTCCGGGAGACGCACTTACTTTTTATCTGGAGCCTAAAGCTATGGAGATCGTATCGGCTACCGATTCAGTAAAACATGCTGCAATAAAGGGCTCAAAAGTGAATGAGGACAATGCCAAATACAAGGCCATGACCAAGTCGGTAAATGAAAAAAATGCCGCTTTGATGGCCGAGTACTACGGTAAAACCCCTGAGCAGCGTAAAGATGAGGCTTACATGAAAACGGTAATGAGCCGTGATGAGGCCATCAGGAAGGAAACTGCTGAATTGAATAAAAAATTCTATGCGGCAAACCTGGATTCTTATGTGGGCCTTGTGGCTTTCAGAAGCATTATGGATGTTGATGGCGATCTGAAAGGAACAGAAACAGACTTTAATAAGTTCTCTGCTGCTGTTAAGGCTACAGACCTTGGTAAAAGCATTGCACAGGCCATTGATGCTGCCAAAAAAACAGGAGTAGGACAATTGGCGATGGACTTTACACAAAATGATGTAAACGATAAGCCGGTTAAATTGTCTGATTTCCGCGGAAAATATGTATTGCTTGATTTTTGGGCTTCATGGTGCGGTCCTTGCCGTGGCGAAAACCCGAATGTGGTAAAAGCTTATAACGCTTATAAAGACAAAAACTTTACCGTACTTGGTGTGTCATTGGACAATCCAGGTAAAAAACAGGATTGGTTAAATGCAATTGAAAAAGACGGCCTGACCTGGACACACGTGTCGGATCTTAAGGGATGGGACAATGCTGCTTCCAAAATGTATGGTGTGCGTGGTATCCCTGCAAACTATCTGATTGATCCTTCAGGAAAGATCATTGCTAAGAATGTAAGAGGTGAGGAACTACAGAAAAAACTTGCTGAAGTTCTGGGCGCAGGACAGTCCAAATAA
- a CDS encoding branched-chain amino acid aminotransferase, producing the protein MNDTLDMTITKAEQSRLTVTDFSQLPFGKVFSDHMFIAEYDNGSWGNLQVLPYGPIPMSPAISALHYGQAIFEGMKAYRLENGKISVFRPEKNFERFNKSAVRMSMPEISKEIFMQGIAALIEIDERWVPAQEGYSLYIRPVMFATDPYLGVKPSDKYTFALLTTPTGPYYSKALKVKIETEYTRADDGGVGYAKTAGNYARSLYPFAEAQKEGFDQLIWTDAATHEFIEEAGTANLIFVLNGKLVTPSVRSTVLDGVTRDTIIQLAKKAGVEVEERRVSVKEVIAGIENGTLTDAFAAGTAATVTPIGEIGYQGKTYTLTDPATRTISAGIAKTLNDIRYGLVPDEFGWNWVL; encoded by the coding sequence ATGAATGATACACTTGATATGACGATCACTAAGGCTGAACAGAGCAGGCTTACGGTAACTGATTTTTCCCAGTTGCCATTTGGGAAGGTATTTTCTGACCATATGTTTATTGCAGAATATGATAACGGGAGCTGGGGTAATCTGCAGGTCCTGCCTTACGGGCCTATTCCAATGAGCCCTGCCATTTCTGCACTGCACTACGGTCAGGCAATATTTGAGGGAATGAAAGCTTATCGCCTGGAAAATGGTAAGATCAGTGTTTTCAGACCAGAGAAGAACTTTGAGCGTTTCAACAAATCGGCGGTACGTATGTCAATGCCAGAGATATCAAAAGAAATCTTTATGCAGGGCATCGCTGCACTGATCGAAATTGATGAGCGCTGGGTACCGGCACAGGAAGGCTATTCACTGTACATTCGTCCGGTAATGTTTGCAACCGACCCTTATTTGGGCGTAAAACCATCAGACAAATACACCTTTGCCTTATTAACCACGCCCACAGGCCCTTATTATAGCAAAGCTTTAAAAGTAAAAATCGAAACAGAATATACCCGTGCAGATGACGGCGGAGTGGGTTATGCCAAAACCGCAGGCAACTATGCCCGCTCTTTATATCCTTTTGCCGAAGCACAGAAAGAAGGTTTTGATCAGCTGATCTGGACAGATGCTGCTACACATGAATTTATTGAAGAAGCAGGGACTGCAAACCTGATCTTTGTACTTAACGGTAAATTGGTGACCCCATCGGTAAGAAGCACCGTTTTAGATGGTGTAACCCGCGACACCATTATTCAGCTGGCCAAAAAAGCCGGTGTTGAGGTTGAAGAAAGACGTGTAAGTGTAAAGGAAGTAATAGCAGGAATTGAGAATGGCACACTGACCGACGCGTTTGCTGCCGGAACCGCTGCCACAGTTACCCCTATCGGCGAAATTGGTTACCAAGGTAAAACCTATACTTTAACAGACCCTGCAACACGTACCATTTCAGCAGGCATTGCAAAAACACTGAACGACATCCGTTACGGATTGGTGCCAGACGAATTTGGCTGGAACTGGGTATTGTAA
- a CDS encoding NAD-dependent epimerase/dehydratase family protein, with protein MILVTGATGFLGSELIHQLTGQGIKLRALKREGSVIPDLIKDNGLVEWVIADINNLSDLEDAFEGVEQVYHCAAFVSFNPKDKAKLLRVNIEGTANIVNLCIAHNARLLHVSSVAALGNAKKGELITEKDFWEYDVKAHSYAVSKYEGEMEVWRGIAEGLDALIVNPSVIIGAAAGFEGSGAIFKLVKDGLSFYTRGATGFVDVADVAKSMMALMDSPATAERFTISSENYHYKQFFGEIARGYGVKSPAREAKPWMLAIAWRVAKLGTLFTGKPASLTSDAARSSLNESLYSNEKIKAAIGITFKPLKQSIEEICKQAD; from the coding sequence ATGATATTGGTTACCGGCGCCACTGGTTTTTTAGGTTCAGAACTGATACACCAGCTAACCGGACAGGGCATAAAGCTCAGGGCATTAAAAAGAGAGGGCTCCGTTATTCCGGATCTCATCAAAGACAACGGATTGGTGGAATGGGTTATTGCCGATATCAACAACCTTTCTGATCTGGAAGATGCTTTTGAAGGCGTTGAGCAGGTTTACCATTGTGCAGCATTTGTTTCTTTTAACCCTAAAGACAAAGCAAAGCTTTTGAGGGTCAATATTGAAGGTACAGCCAACATTGTAAATCTTTGTATAGCCCATAACGCCCGGTTGCTGCACGTAAGTTCAGTAGCTGCATTGGGCAATGCGAAAAAAGGAGAACTGATTACCGAAAAAGATTTCTGGGAATATGATGTGAAAGCCCATAGTTATGCGGTTTCCAAGTATGAGGGAGAAATGGAAGTATGGCGGGGCATTGCCGAAGGCCTTGATGCCCTCATTGTAAACCCTTCAGTCATTATTGGTGCAGCTGCGGGCTTTGAAGGCAGTGGCGCTATTTTTAAACTCGTGAAAGATGGGCTCTCGTTCTATACCAGGGGTGCTACAGGATTCGTGGATGTAGCGGATGTAGCCAAAAGCATGATGGCATTGATGGATAGCCCGGCAACAGCAGAACGTTTTACCATATCATCGGAGAATTACCATTACAAACAGTTTTTTGGAGAAATAGCCCGTGGCTATGGGGTTAAATCTCCCGCAAGAGAAGCAAAGCCCTGGATGCTGGCCATTGCCTGGAGGGTCGCAAAACTGGGCACCCTATTTACGGGCAAACCCGCTTCGCTTACAAGTGATGCGGCAAGGAGCAGCTTAAATGAAAGCCTTTACAGCAACGAGAAGATAAAAGCAGCTATCGGGATTACCTTTAAACCCTTAAAACAAAGCATTGAAGAGATCTGCAAGCAAGCAGATTAA
- a CDS encoding sigma factor-like helix-turn-helix DNA-binding protein: MATKTTNLESQQIPLQNECCPVFIKYFEGYKYHEIAAALNLPLKTVKERLRNNKRRLRINLRMFARHFRTALHDL, from the coding sequence ATGGCTACAAAGACAACCAATCTAGAATCGCAGCAGATCCCATTGCAGAATGAATGCTGTCCGGTTTTTATCAAGTATTTTGAAGGGTATAAGTACCATGAAATTGCTGCAGCATTAAATTTGCCGCTGAAAACGGTTAAAGAACGGCTTAGAAATAATAAACGCAGGTTAAGGATCAATCTCAGGATGTTCGCCCGGCATTTCAGGACTGCCCTGCATGATTTGTAA
- the purD gene encoding phosphoribosylamine--glycine ligase — MNILLLGSGGRESAFAWKISQSSQCSQLFIAPGNGGTNAYGKNANINPNNFEAVKALVLKENIALVVVGPEEPLVNGIHDFFVNDEELAGIPVIGPKKEGAILEGSKDFSKQFMARHGIPTAASRSFTSETLEEGLAYLQSHALPIVLKADGLAAGKGVLILDNTAEAQEELRLMLSGKFGDAGATVVVEEFLNGIELSVFVLTDGENYVILPEAKDYKRIGQGDTGLNTGGMGSVSPVPFASKAFMDEVERDVIIPTINGLKKDNIDYTGFIFFGLIKVNEKPLVIEYNCRMGDPETESVIPRIESDLVELFLAASKKKLKGFKLEISSKNAATVMIVAGGYPGDYEKGKTISGIENVRDSKVFHAGTVLEGGVVKTNGGRVLAISSLQNSQFEALQSATADAARIYFDGKYFREDIGFDLIS, encoded by the coding sequence ATGAACATTTTACTATTAGGTTCCGGTGGCAGAGAAAGTGCTTTTGCCTGGAAGATCAGTCAATCTTCTCAATGCTCACAACTGTTTATCGCCCCGGGTAATGGCGGTACAAATGCTTACGGTAAAAATGCAAACATTAACCCCAATAACTTTGAAGCAGTAAAGGCTCTGGTACTTAAAGAAAATATTGCATTGGTTGTTGTAGGTCCTGAAGAACCCCTGGTAAATGGAATACACGATTTTTTTGTGAATGATGAAGAACTTGCAGGCATTCCGGTGATCGGCCCTAAAAAAGAAGGCGCCATTCTGGAAGGCAGCAAAGACTTTTCCAAGCAGTTTATGGCCCGCCATGGTATCCCTACCGCAGCCTCACGCTCTTTTACCAGTGAAACCCTGGAAGAAGGACTGGCCTATCTGCAATCGCACGCCCTTCCTATCGTTTTAAAAGCAGACGGACTGGCCGCAGGTAAAGGTGTTTTAATATTGGACAATACAGCCGAAGCTCAGGAAGAACTGAGACTGATGCTAAGTGGTAAGTTTGGAGATGCAGGAGCAACAGTTGTTGTAGAAGAGTTTTTAAATGGCATAGAGCTTTCTGTATTTGTGCTTACCGATGGTGAGAACTATGTAATTCTGCCGGAAGCGAAAGATTATAAACGCATCGGTCAAGGCGATACCGGCTTAAACACCGGTGGTATGGGTTCAGTATCTCCGGTACCTTTTGCCAGCAAAGCCTTTATGGATGAAGTAGAACGCGATGTCATTATCCCAACCATCAATGGCTTAAAGAAAGACAATATAGATTATACCGGCTTCATTTTCTTCGGATTGATCAAAGTAAACGAAAAACCCCTGGTTATAGAATACAACTGCCGTATGGGCGATCCGGAAACCGAAAGTGTAATCCCAAGAATTGAAAGTGATCTGGTAGAACTCTTCCTTGCTGCATCAAAAAAGAAACTAAAAGGCTTTAAACTGGAAATCAGCTCTAAAAATGCGGCAACAGTAATGATAGTTGCCGGCGGCTATCCAGGCGACTATGAAAAAGGCAAAACCATCAGCGGGATTGAGAATGTGCGGGACTCAAAGGTATTCCATGCCGGAACAGTCCTGGAGGGTGGTGTGGTAAAAACAAACGGGGGCCGTGTTTTGGCGATATCCAGTCTGCAGAACAGCCAGTTTGAAGCTCTACAATCTGCAACAGCTGATGCTGCACGCATTTATTTTGACGGCAAATACTTTAGGGAAGACATTGGGTTTGACCTTATTTCCTAA
- a CDS encoding HAD-IB family phosphatase: MKQKNFYIIDFDSTFTQVEALDELARISLKKHPEKEAIFQKIEDYTNLAMEGKLSFGESLAQRVKLLEANEDHLKQLITRLKKKVSASFSRNAAFFKKHADEVLIVSGGFKEFITPVVSQYHIKKENIYANTFVTTGDGKIIDYDHSNPLSEEGGKVKLMQQMNLEGDLYGIGDGYSDFQLRESGLIKKFYAFTENIARESIIKKADHITPSFDEFLYVNNLPRAISYPKNRILCLIIGDVDTQSIDMLKKDGFSVRHKATFEEKYVADVHMLLLADGEKLEPEKLKRAVKLKTLGYLGSTKGKVDTAMCTEQGVVVFDDAKHNPRNLIFIPKRMIDFMNTGTTYLSSNFPNLQLPRIDKSHRLIHIHKNVPGIMAKVNTIFAKHNINIVGQFLMTNPSIGYVITDINTEYDKQLFKSLKKIEHTIKFRVLY; this comes from the coding sequence ATGAAGCAAAAGAATTTTTACATCATTGATTTCGACAGCACCTTTACGCAGGTTGAAGCTTTAGATGAACTGGCACGCATTTCCCTGAAGAAACACCCTGAAAAAGAGGCTATTTTTCAAAAAATTGAAGATTACACCAATTTGGCCATGGAAGGCAAACTTTCCTTCGGCGAAAGTCTGGCCCAGAGGGTAAAACTGCTGGAAGCAAATGAAGATCATTTGAAGCAGCTGATTACCCGCTTAAAGAAAAAGGTATCTGCTTCATTTTCGCGCAATGCGGCATTCTTTAAAAAACATGCAGATGAAGTGCTGATCGTTTCCGGAGGTTTCAAAGAGTTCATCACACCGGTGGTTAGCCAGTATCACATTAAAAAAGAAAACATCTATGCCAATACCTTTGTCACAACCGGTGACGGCAAAATTATAGACTACGACCATTCCAACCCATTGAGCGAAGAAGGTGGAAAGGTAAAGCTGATGCAGCAGATGAACCTCGAGGGCGATTTGTATGGCATCGGCGATGGGTACTCTGATTTTCAACTACGCGAAAGTGGTCTCATCAAAAAGTTTTACGCTTTTACAGAAAACATCGCCCGGGAAAGCATTATAAAAAAAGCCGACCACATTACCCCAAGCTTTGATGAGTTTTTATATGTAAACAACCTGCCAAGGGCCATATCCTATCCAAAAAACAGGATCCTTTGCCTGATTATAGGCGATGTGGACACGCAAAGCATTGATATGCTAAAGAAGGATGGGTTCTCTGTACGCCACAAAGCCACTTTCGAAGAAAAATATGTAGCAGATGTACACATGCTGCTGCTGGCTGATGGAGAAAAGCTTGAACCCGAAAAACTGAAAAGAGCGGTTAAACTGAAAACACTGGGTTACCTGGGCAGCACCAAAGGCAAGGTAGACACGGCAATGTGCACTGAGCAGGGCGTAGTGGTATTTGACGATGCAAAACACAACCCCCGCAACCTCATCTTCATCCCTAAGCGGATGATTGACTTCATGAACACGGGAACCACCTACCTCAGCAGCAACTTCCCTAATTTACAATTGCCACGAATTGACAAGTCACACCGCCTGATTCACATCCACAAAAATGTTCCGGGAATCATGGCGAAGGTGAACACCATTTTTGCAAAACACAACATCAATATCGTGGGCCAGTTCCTGATGACCAATCCGAGTATAGGCTATGTAATTACCGATATCAACACAGAATACGATAAACAATTGTTCAAATCCCTGAAAAAGATTGAGCATACCATAAAATTCCGGGTTTTATATTAA
- a CDS encoding S9 family peptidase — MKPHLILGLAGVLFLSSNAQAQLKQLNQQQIFGGQPSLTKPMSMVAGWSDTNHYLEVDAKDRKLYAVDLKTGAKTAYTPPPKSNVNVFVKDNDIYIQYGKGEPKRLTNDKDEEKNPLLSPDGKHVGFTRNNDLFSVDTETAKETRYTTDATDVIYNGWSSWVYYEEILGRPTNYRAFWWAPDSKHIAFMRFDDTKVPMFPINGAAGQHGYVEKTRYPKAGDPNPEVRVGFVKTNGGPIVWADFNEKDDQYFGTPYWSYDGSSLMVQWMNRGQDNLKFYAVNPATGAKKEIYDEKQPSWVDLDYDGRITYLQDKKHYILKSDKTGWAHFYLYTLEGKLINPITSGKWQVTDLMHVDEKNKVIYFMARKEASTRTDLYRADYSGKSFKRLTFGDYTHQVQLSPDASYFITTYSNVSIPPKRALLDNKGKIIKDLGDSRSADFDQYAFGKTEMISIPTDDGYNLPAAITYPTNFDQNKKYPVVMSIYGGPNAGTVTDTWKGTGNQWWANEGIIQIAVDHRASGQFGKAGVALMHRNLGKWEMKDYTTAARWLKAKPWVDNKKLLITGHSYGGYMTCMALTMGANDFDFGYAGAPVTSWELYDTHYTERFMDTPQENPEGYKNGSVLTYVNNYKGLLRIMHGDMDDNVHMQNTIQLIDKLQNANKHFELMIYPGGRHGWGGIKSPHDRAERFRFYYQNLLNRPVPQELLK; from the coding sequence ATGAAGCCACACTTAATCCTGGGCTTAGCCGGCGTATTGTTTTTAAGCAGCAATGCGCAGGCCCAGCTCAAACAACTAAACCAACAGCAAATATTTGGCGGACAGCCCTCGTTAACCAAACCAATGAGCATGGTAGCTGGCTGGAGCGACACTAACCACTATCTGGAAGTTGATGCCAAAGACCGCAAATTGTATGCTGTAGATTTAAAAACCGGGGCGAAAACTGCTTATACCCCTCCTCCAAAAAGCAACGTCAATGTTTTCGTTAAAGACAACGACATCTATATCCAATATGGCAAGGGCGAGCCAAAACGCCTGACTAATGACAAAGACGAGGAGAAAAACCCGCTCTTATCGCCCGATGGCAAACACGTAGGTTTTACACGTAACAACGACTTATTTTCTGTAGATACAGAGACCGCAAAAGAGACCAGGTATACCACAGATGCGACGGATGTAATTTACAATGGCTGGTCGTCGTGGGTATATTATGAGGAAATCCTTGGCAGGCCAACCAATTACCGGGCCTTCTGGTGGGCACCGGACAGCAAGCACATTGCCTTTATGCGTTTTGATGACACCAAGGTACCCATGTTCCCAATCAACGGCGCTGCTGGTCAGCATGGTTATGTAGAAAAGACACGCTATCCAAAGGCCGGTGATCCCAACCCGGAAGTCAGGGTAGGTTTTGTAAAAACCAATGGCGGACCTATTGTATGGGCAGATTTTAATGAAAAAGACGACCAGTATTTTGGCACACCTTACTGGAGTTACGATGGCAGCAGCCTGATGGTACAATGGATGAACCGCGGACAGGACAACCTGAAATTTTACGCGGTGAATCCCGCTACGGGGGCTAAAAAAGAGATATATGACGAAAAACAACCTTCTTGGGTAGACCTGGATTATGATGGCCGGATAACGTACCTGCAGGACAAAAAACACTATATCCTTAAGAGTGACAAGACAGGCTGGGCTCATTTTTATCTTTATACACTGGAGGGGAAGCTTATAAACCCGATCACCAGCGGCAAGTGGCAGGTGACCGATCTGATGCATGTAGACGAAAAAAACAAAGTGATTTACTTTATGGCCCGTAAAGAAGCCTCAACCCGAACTGATCTTTACCGTGCAGACTACAGTGGCAAGAGCTTCAAGCGCCTGACTTTTGGCGACTATACGCACCAGGTACAGCTGTCGCCAGACGCAAGTTATTTCATCACCACCTATTCCAATGTTTCTATACCGCCAAAAAGGGCATTACTGGACAATAAAGGTAAAATCATTAAAGACCTTGGCGATAGCCGTTCGGCCGATTTTGATCAGTATGCCTTTGGTAAAACCGAAATGATCAGCATCCCTACCGATGACGGCTATAACCTGCCAGCAGCAATTACCTATCCTACAAATTTTGACCAGAACAAAAAGTATCCTGTGGTCATGAGTATTTATGGCGGTCCAAATGCAGGAACAGTAACCGATACCTGGAAAGGGACCGGAAACCAATGGTGGGCCAATGAGGGGATCATACAAATTGCTGTAGACCACCGTGCTTCGGGCCAGTTCGGGAAAGCAGGTGTTGCGCTGATGCACCGTAACCTGGGCAAATGGGAAATGAAAGATTATACTACTGCAGCACGCTGGTTAAAAGCCAAACCATGGGTAGACAACAAAAAGCTGCTGATTACCGGTCATAGCTATGGCGGGTACATGACCTGTATGGCTTTAACTATGGGGGCAAATGATTTTGATTTTGGTTATGCAGGAGCACCTGTAACCAGCTGGGAACTTTACGATACCCATTATACAGAACGTTTTATGGATACCCCACAGGAAAACCCTGAAGGTTATAAAAACGGATCGGTACTGACTTATGTAAACAACTACAAGGGCTTACTGCGCATTATGCACGGCGATATGGACGACAATGTGCACATGCAAAACACCATACAGCTCATCGATAAACTGCAGAATGCAAACAAACATTTTGAGCTGATGATCTATCCGGGAGGCCGGCATGGCTGGGGTGGTATAAAATCGCCTCACGACAGAGCAGAACGCTTTCGTTTTTATTACCAGAACCTGCTGAACAGGCCGGTTCCCCAGGAATTGTTGAAATAG